A DNA window from Solanum lycopersicum chromosome 3, SLM_r2.1 contains the following coding sequences:
- the LOC544312 gene encoding glutaminase domain-containing protein isoform X1 — protein MLAIFKNGVVDPPKELQSPASLQASIKAANPEETMKNFLSANQNNGFSIGFMNKAFLAYSNPSTSYNTLSSNLCALNKHYGLSKCANEAMLVSEAYRTLRDRGPYPAHQVLKELEGSFGFVIYDHKADTVFVALGGDEKVKLFWGIAFDGSVMISDNVDHIKASCIKSFAPFPSGCMYHSETGLKSYEHPSYKMKAMPRVDSEGSMCGAYFKVDVYSKVNSMPRVGSSANWATWGQ, from the exons atgttggcAATATTCAAAAATGGTGTTGTTGATCCACCAAAGGAGTTACAAAGTCCAGCTTCATTACAAGCATCAATTAAAGCTGCAAATCCTGAAGAAACTATGAAGAATTTTTTATCTGCAAATCAAAATAATGGATTTTCTATTGGATTTATGAATAAGGCTTTTTTGGCATATTCTAATCCTTCAACTTCATACAATACTTTGTCAAG CAACTTGTGTGCTTTAAACAAGCATTATGGGCTTTCAAAGTGTGCAAATGAGGCCATGCTTGTAAGTGAGGCCTATCGGACCCTACGTGATAGAGGCCCATACCCGGCCCATCAAGTCCTCAAGGAACTTGAAGGTAGCTTTGGTTTTGTCATCTATGATCACAAGGCTGATACAGTCTTTGTTGCCCTT GGTGGTGATGAAAAAGTAAAGCTCTTTTGGGGTATAGCATTTGATGGATCTGTGATGATATCTGATAATGTGGATCACATTAAAGCAAGTTGTATCAAATCATTTGCTCCATTCCCAAGTG GGTGCATGTACCATAGTGAAACAGGATTGAAGAGTTATGAACATCCAAGTTACAAGATGAAAGCAATGCCAAGAGTTGATAGTGAAGGTTCAATGTGTGGAGCTTATTTCAAGGTTGATGTTTACTCAAAAGTGAATAGCATGCCAAGAGTTGGAAGTTCAGCAAATTGGGCAACTTGGGGCCAATAG
- the LOC101260510 gene encoding CBS domain-containing protein CBSX5-like has protein sequence MAVRFLNRDVSDLCLGKPALRSIPENATVAEALLLLKRSGETHLSLWNCDHSSSVLEKAKADYDGCHCVGKISMVDLICFLSKQEHLIDFSKAFEVPISKILPKGDSIVRHLDPNSSLLEAIDYMIEGTQNAVIPIYNNGSTDSRRKSSSPRSTNHNGVEYCWLTQEDVARFLLNSIGVFSPMPTFSIESLNIIDHNIMTIGYHDPAISALDSITLANIEQTALAVVDNDNKLIGEISASTLAYCDEDVAAAITTLSAGDLMAYIDYGGPPEDLVGLVKMRLQEKKLDRMTKLIMEEEFSASSSSSSACSCSSDDESGSSRNGSGRFSSSRRSEAITCYPGSSLVAVLIQALAHRATSVWVIDEDQNLVGAVSFKGILKVFRSIAIARLKPETENLSTQE, from the exons ATGGCAGTTCGTTTTTTGAACCGGGATGTATCAGATTTATGCCTTGGTAAGCCGGCGTTAAGGTCAATTCCGGAGAATGCTACCGTAGCAGAGGCTTTATTGTTGTTGAAGAGATCCGGCGAGACGCATTTAAGCTTATGGAATTGCGATCATTCTTCTTCGGTTCTAGAAAAAGCTAAAGCTGATTATGATGGATGCCATTGCGTTGGGAAGATATCTATGGTGGATTTGATTTGCTTTCTCTCTAAACAAGAGCATTTGATTGATTTTTCGAAAGCATTTGAAGTTCCGATTTCGAAGATTTTGCCTAAAGGAGATTCAATTGTGAGGCATTTGGATCCCAATTCAAG CTTGCTCGAAGCAATAGATTACATGATTGAAGGTACTCAAAACGCGGTCATACCAATTTACAACAATGGAAGCacagattcaaggagaaaatcaTCCTCTCCGAGATCTACAAATCATAATGGAGTTGAATATTGTTGGTTAACACAAGAAGATGTTGCACgttttcttcttaattcaaTTGGAGTTTTCTCTCCTATGCCCACGTTTTCGATTGAATCCCTCAACATCATTGATCACAACATTATGACAATAGGTTACCACGATCCTGCAATATCTGCTTTGGATTCGATTACTCTAGCAAATATTGAACAAACCGCGTTGGCAGTTGTGGATAATGACAACAAACTAATTGGGGAAATCTCTGCTTCAACTCTTGCATACTGTGATGAAGACGTTGCAGCAGCAATCACGACTCTTTCAGCCGGTGATCTCATGGCATACATCGACTACGGTGGTCCTCCAGAGGACTTAGTTGGATTGGTGAAAATGAGATTGCAAGAGAAAAAACTTGACCGGATGACCAAACTTATAATGGAGGAAGAATTTTCAGCATCGTCTTCATCATCTTCAGCTTGCAGTTGTTCTTCTGACGATGAATCTGGATCGAGTAGAAATGGATCAGGACGATTCTCCTCGTCAAGAAGGTCAGAAGCGATCACCTGTTATCCCGGGAGTTCATTGGTAGCTGTGTTAATTCAAGCACTTGCACATCGTGCTACTTCTGTTTGGGTCATTGATGAAGATCAAAATTTGGTTGGAGCTGTATCATTTAAAGGGATTTTGAAAGTTTTTAGGAGTATTGCTATTGCAAGGCTTAAACCTGAGACTGAAAATTTATCAACCCAAGAATAA
- the LOC544312 gene encoding glutaminase domain-containing protein, with protein MLAIFKNGVVDPPKELQSPASLQASIKAANPEETMKNFLSANQNNGFSIGFMNKAFLAYSNPSTSYNTLSRLFCGVNDIYCIFLGNLSNLCALNKHYGLSKCANEAMLVSEAYRTLRDRGPYPAHQVLKELEGSFGFVIYDHKADTVFVALGGDEKVKLFWGIAFDGSVMISDNVDHIKASCIKSFAPFPSGCMYHSETGLKSYEHPSYKMKAMPRVDSEGSMCGAYFKVDVYSKVNSMPRVGSSANWATWGQ; from the exons atgttggcAATATTCAAAAATGGTGTTGTTGATCCACCAAAGGAGTTACAAAGTCCAGCTTCATTACAAGCATCAATTAAAGCTGCAAATCCTGAAGAAACTATGAAGAATTTTTTATCTGCAAATCAAAATAATGGATTTTCTATTGGATTTATGAATAAGGCTTTTTTGGCATATTCTAATCCTTCAACTTCATACAATACTTTGTCAAG gtTGTTTTGTGGTGTGAATGACATATATTGTATTTTCTTGGGCAATTTAAGCAACTTGTGTGCTTTAAACAAGCATTATGGGCTTTCAAAGTGTGCAAATGAGGCCATGCTTGTAAGTGAGGCCTATCGGACCCTACGTGATAGAGGCCCATACCCGGCCCATCAAGTCCTCAAGGAACTTGAAGGTAGCTTTGGTTTTGTCATCTATGATCACAAGGCTGATACAGTCTTTGTTGCCCTT GGTGGTGATGAAAAAGTAAAGCTCTTTTGGGGTATAGCATTTGATGGATCTGTGATGATATCTGATAATGTGGATCACATTAAAGCAAGTTGTATCAAATCATTTGCTCCATTCCCAAGTG GGTGCATGTACCATAGTGAAACAGGATTGAAGAGTTATGAACATCCAAGTTACAAGATGAAAGCAATGCCAAGAGTTGATAGTGAAGGTTCAATGTGTGGAGCTTATTTCAAGGTTGATGTTTACTCAAAAGTGAATAGCATGCCAAGAGTTGGAAGTTCAGCAAATTGGGCAACTTGGGGCCAATAG
- the LOC101250961 gene encoding uncharacterized protein produces the protein MRQGSSMEKKKITRPKDNDFIDLVLKWSIKDIFDETLYQTQVEKISESFESVDHYLSSFVFPLLEETRACIAVSLKDIVKAPFAELISFEEVLETNGPLFFHVEVNYWMNRCCDGRVPYRTSPGDIVVISNVKLEDANELQRSRLTFAYVTDVNENDAFVNFKVRVPPGSGNVKGMRGSCHVVFLVNVMSYKRVWNMLCVRENLNMIEKVLSPVHEIEQKCDVCSEFDAPVGGVTSSLLSKLNDSQANAIFTSLAAVRCHHKASVELICGPPGTGKTRTLSVMLFELLHMKCRTVTCAPTDVTTARVASHLVKLVRESSNNEYDGFYPLGDILLFGNRNCEDGEDIAEISLDYRVDRLEECLAPKSGWNACLNSMISFLEELGEQEKISSSVDLVQSQFTLTASSLRRCMVMICTHVPIEFLLKENVDRMVVAISLLDSLERMLYFSQQPFGVSLIIQSLKDIQQSLWTLRFPNVTSKDLIMEFCIQMASSIFCTASTTYKLHSVELKPFDLLVVDDANQLKECEAVIPLQLRGLRHVVLAGDEFQLTTIVKSRISREAGFGRSLFKRLGSFGHVKHVLNVQYRMHPSISQFPNSIFHRRQIIDAPDVKSNAYEKVYLTGQSFGPYAFINVPPGEEELDNLGHRRNLVEVHWSSWSTASKKKLRIGVISPYAAQVLSIQDKLGEKYNNHAHFEVNVKTVDGFQGGEEDIVIISTVKSNRDGSIGFMSSLHWTNVALTRARHCLWILGNEQTLLNSNSIWEELILNAKDRKCFFHADEDTDMRKTILDVKKELDQLDDFLNEDSSLFKEQKWKVVFSENFGKSFRKLASPYLRKYVLTLLVKLASGWRPKRKNVDLLCKNSSHVVKKFKVVEGRYLVCTVDIQEEFFYTQVLKVWDILPLEEFPGFLKRLDANFFGFNFRLLFSDLEVPKCWEVHHEIVQYKNDAERKLNRKSGYVENSRVSESFLLMKFYSLSSGVVTHLLSDRHGEEIYVPFEVTDEERKIILFSKSSFILGRSGTGKTTVLTLKLFQKEQQHHSSVHGLNVAEESRFGLYEEHENEQSIRETNRTTLHQLFVTVSPKLCYAVNKQVSQLKRFSLGESFWAESSFEADEFDGTTPFRDIPNSFIGIPYKKYPLVITFHKFLMMLDGTVGSSYFNKFNLKWKLSKDRSLRSVAIETFIRENEISYDRFCCLYWPHFRRQLTKNLDPSRVFTEIMSHIKGGLHAGDFQDGKLSRDAYVSMSKSRVSNLSAEKREGIYDIFQAYEKMKMNRGEFDISDLVNDIHLRLKHDQLDCDKMDFVYIDEVQDLTMRQLSLFKYICRNVDEGFVFSGDTAQTIAKGVDFRFEDIRSLFYTEFLMYSKSDVRRKDKGHLSPIFQLLQNFRTHTGVLKISQSVINLLGHFFPESVDVLKSETSLIGGASPVLLKSGNDENAIITLFGNKGNNSGKIVGFGAEQVLLVRDESAKQEIYGLVGQKALILTIVECKGLEFEDVLLYNFFSSSPLGNQWRVVYAYMKEHNLADLSFPSFCDAKHNILCSELKQLYVAITRTRQRLWICESLDDLSMPMFDYWKMLSLVEVKNVHSVRDTMQTFSTPEEWKSRGIKLFWEKNYEMALMCFKQAGEIQWEKRAKAAYNMETAERIRYSDPEKAHIIFLEAAEIFLSIGKFKSAAECFYDLKDYKQAGSIYLDKCGELIKAAECFTLAGRYNKAAEIYAKRNHFTECLSVCIKGKCYDLGLKYIDFWKQNACQRDNVGKSADEIDELRMEFLESCASDSFVHKDRKSMMKFVRFFPSMDLKRKFLMSRKCLDELLLLEEQSGNIAEAIEITDLIGNVLCEADLLGKIGDFDKACSLLLLYVLSYSLWMAGSKGWPLKSFVQMEKILEKAMIFARQGSNFETVCVEIKVLSNESVDWSVLKHNFIASKKCKSFLGEILCCRKILDFHFQYDVTKYVWDDKLSGNLNGSEELIPCSPVSIGTLFHFWNSWKNNVIDVLDSLECLGDVDFGEFKGVGEFCLKYFGVRQKLNGLNVTYVLLHPAAKWVKYIQSSVVRRNKQMVFVDARHFITAVRTHWHTALLVVGLKVVETLASLYELAANSLPLFWQNVCLLNVYEIAKFLTESKYHVLNSTELSIQKRVRFKAFNISYGQIGRMVIVCLATGKLPEELYEEIVGRIPSDVPWRSLIEIFYCTKQRECWEDFDQSGNYVGEESLKFQEVLLSNINLECYELLQKFCEALQDTFSANWKRRDENWTIIGDCFSPVCFLYLLEHFLILVSQYHGMFFVFKSSFVEWLMSEQFESRPTSKNAIKTPVLEELYDSILVMVQQLIFDKACTVEWIARSKINVEMYYKQMVLRLVFILCLLCLNCEKYYDVLFRVLRINDVRKQFPEEIYDILQRGTDNNCVHINDFVEAFQKGGDPLLVVNLGDIVPGVEYSNVASVQLRADCSREDTLSLLIPAETVYSVDQTSTIPAKIPIITPETDQYVQLNWAVFQEISNVLKSSASADSGTSASVSTVNLKEEMNANVSFLTAAINLCSEKKLYVAEDMMQETRNMLQELIQLLSLMNTSTLEKERIEQLLKSLLSKKTKLEVFLNHFIVPKNRIIALENQCAEKLNVSCDQVATMNLLPSGSKRLEVVGYQAERKQGRRKKKCKKQKGSRKK, from the exons ATGAGACAAGGTTCTTCTAtggagaaaaagaagattaCGAGGCCTAAAGATAATGATTTCATTGATTTGGTTCTCAAATGGTCTATCAaagatatttttgatgaaaCTTTGTATCAAACTCAG GTGGAGAAGATTTCTGAATCATTTGAATCAGTAGATCATTATTTGAGTTCTTTCGTCTTCCCTTTACTAGAAGAAACGAGGGCATGTATTGCTGTTTCCTTGAAAGACATAGTTAAAGCACCATTTGCTGAATTAATATCCTTTGAAGAAGTACTAGAGACAAATGGACCATTGTTTTTTCATGTTGAGGTTAATTATTGGATGAACCGATGTTGTGATGGTCGTGTTCCTTATAGGACATCACCGGGAGATATTGTTGTTATCTCGAATGTTAAACTTGAAGATGCTAATGAGCTGCAGCGATCGAGATTGACATTTGCATATGTTACTGATGTCAATGAGAATGATGCATTCGTTAATTTTAAAGTAAGAGTTCCTCCAGGTAGtggaaatgttaagggtatGCGAGGATCATGTCATGTAGTGTTTTTAGTAAATGTAATGTCGTATAAGAGAGTATGGAACATGTTGTGTGTGAGAGAGAATTTGAATATGATTGAGAAAGTCCTTTCCCCCGTGCATGAG ATCGAACAGAAATGTGACGTTTGTTCAGAATTTGATGCACCAGTTGGAGGGGTTACGTCTAGCCTATTGTCCAAGTTGAACGATTCCCAGGCTAATGCAATATTTACCTCTCTAGCTGCCGTGAGATGCCACCACAAGGCTTCTGTTGAACTTATTTGTGGTCCACCTGGTACTGGAAAGACTAGGACACTAAGTGTAATGCTTTTTGAGCTGCTGCATATGAAGTGTAGAACTGTTACTTGCGCCCCAACGGATGTAACAACAGCCCGAGTTGCTTCCCATCTGGTTAAACTGGTCCGAGAGTCGTCTAACAATGAATATGATGGCTTTTACCCTTTGGGTGATATTCTCTTGTTTGGGAATAGGAACTGTGAGGATGGTGAAGATATAGCAGAGATTTCCCTCGATTATCGTGTTGACAGGCTGGAGGAGTGCCTTGCACCAAAGAGTGGTTGGAATGCCTGTTTGAATTCTATGATTAGCTTTCTGGAGGAACTCGGTGAGCAAGAGAAAATCAGCTCATCGGTAGATTTAGTGCAATCTCAGTTTACTTTGACAGCTTCATCTCTCCGAAGGTGCATGGTTATGATTTGTACACATGTACCTATAGAGTTCCTCCTTAAAGAAAATGTTGATAGAATGGTGGTCGCTATCTCCCTGCTTGATTCTCTCGAGAGGATGCTCTATTTTTCTCAGCAACCATTTGGAGTGTCTTTAATTATCCAGTCCCTGAAAGATATTCAGCAATCTCTCTGGACACTGCGTTTTCCTAACGTGACGAGTAAGGATCTGATAATGGAGTTCTGTATCCAAATGGCCTCCTCGATTTTCTGCACTGCTTCTACTACATATAAGCTACATTCTGTGGAATTGAAGCCATTTGACTTATTGGTTGTTGATGACGCCAACCAGTTGAAGGAGTGCGAAGCAGTCATACCCCTTCAACTTCGAGGTTTAAGGCATGTTGTTCTAGCTGGAGACGAGTTCCAGCTGACTACGATAGTTAAGAGTAGA ATTTCTCGTGAAGCTGGCTTTGGAAGGAGCTTGTTCAAACGACTCGGTTCTTTTGGTCATGTTAAGCACGTGCTTAACGTTCAGTACAGGATGCATCCTTCGATAAGCCAGTTCCCAAATTCAATTTTCCATCGTAGGCAAATCATTGATGCTCCGGATGTAAAGAGTAATGCATATGAAAAAGTATATCTTACAGGACAGTCTTTTGGTCCATACGCCTTTATAAATGTACCACCGGGAGAAGAAGAGCTCGATAATCTTGGACATAGACGAAATTTGGTTGAAGTGCATTGGTCAT CTTGGAGTACGGCCTCCAAGAAGAAACTCCGCATTGGTGTTATATCACCGTATGCTGCTCAAGTTTTGTCCATACAAGATAAACTTGGTGAGAAGTATAATAACCATGCACATTTTGAAGTTAATGTGAAGACAGTTGATGGATTTCAGGGAGGGGAAGAAGATATTGTAATAATATCTACCGTGAAATCGAATCGTGATGGTTCCATTGGCTTCATGTCTAGTCTTCACTGGACTAATGTTGCTTTGACAAGGGCTCG ACACTGTCTCTGGATTTTGGGCAATGAACAAACGTTACTGAATAGTAACTCCATCTGGGAAGAACTAATTCTCAATGCCAAGGATCGTAAATGCTTCTTTCATGCAGATGAAGATACGGATATGAGAAAAACAATTTTAGATGTCAAGAAGGAACTTGATCAATTGGACGATTTTCTAAATGAGGATAGTTCTCTATTCAAAGAACAAAAATGGAAG GTAGTATTCAGTGAGAATTTTGGAAAATCATTTCGAAAGTTGGCATCCCCGTACTTGAGAAAGTATGTGTTAACTCTTCTGGTTAAGCTTGCAAGTGGATGGCGCCCAAAGAGGAAGAACGTGGACTTACTTTGCAAAAATTCGTCTCATGTGGTAAAGAAATTTAAGGTGGTTGAAGGGCGATATCTCGTTTGTACTGTTGATATTCAGGAAGAGTTTTTTTATACACAAGTTCTCAAGGTTTGGGATATTTTGCCTTTGGAGGAGTTTCCTGGGTTTTTGAAACGACTCGATGCA AATTTCTTTGGTTTTAACTTTCGTCTTCTGTTTAGTGATTTGGAAGTTCCAAAGTGTTGGGAGGTTCATCATGAGATTGTTCAGTATAAGAATGATGCTGAGAGAAAATTGAACCGTAAATCGGGATATGTCGAGAATTCAAGAGTGAGTGAAAGCTTCTTGTTAATGAAGTTTTACTCTTTATCATCTGGTGTCGTCACACATTTGCTCTCTGATCGCCATGGTGAAGAAATATATGTTCCTTTTGAAGTTACTGATGAAGAGAGGAAGATAATCCTTTTCAGTAAAAGCAGTTTCATACTTGGCCGCTCAGGCACGGGTAAAACTACCGTGTTAACATTAAAGTTGTTCCAAAAAGAGCAGCAGCACCATAGTTCTGTTCACGGGTTAAACGTAGCAGAGGAATCAAGATTCGGACTATACGAGGAACATGAAAATGAACAATCTATCAGAGAGACTAACAGGACTACCTTGCACCAGCTATTTGTCACCGTTAGTCCTAAATTATGTTACGCGGTCAACAAACAAGTTTCTCAGCTGAAAAG GTTTTCTCTTGGTGAAAGTTTCTGGGCTGAAAGCAGCTTTGAAGCTGATGAGTTTGATGGAACGACGCCGTTTAGGGACATACCGAATTCTTTTATAGGCATTCCATACAAAAAATACCCTCTTGTGATTACATTCCATAAATTCTTGATGATGCTTGATGGAACGGTAGGTTCTTCATACTTCAATAAATTTAACTTGAAGTGGAAGCTTTCCAAGGACAGAAGCTTGAGGTCAGTTGCCATAGAAACATTCATAAGAGAGAACGAGATCAGTTATGATCGTTTTTGTTGCTTGTATTGGCCTCACTTCAGACGTCAATTGACGAAGAATCTTGATCCTTCAAGGGTCTTTACAGAAATAATGTCTCATATAAAAGGTGGGCTACATGCTGGGGATTTTCAGGACGGGAAGCTTAGCAGAGATGCTTATGTTTCTATGTCTAAAAGTCGTGTCTCTAATTTAAGCGCGGAAAAGAGAGAGGgaatatatgatattttccaAGCTTACGAAAAGATGAAGATGAATCGTGGTGAATTTGATATATCTGATTTAGTTAATGATATTCATCTTCGACTAAAACATGATCAATTGGATTGTGACAAAATGGACTTTGTATATATTGATGAAGTTCAGGACTTGACGATGAGGCAACTTTctcttttcaaatatatttgcaGAAATGTGGATGAAGGGTTTGTTTTCTCGGGGGATACAGCCCAGACTATTGCAAAGGGTGTTGATTTTCGATTTGAGGACATAAGAAGTTTATTCTACACTGAGTTTCTCATGTACTCAAAGAGTGATGTCAGAAGAAAAGATAAAGGACATCTATCACCTATCTTTCAGTTGCTTCAGAACTTCCGTACACATACCGGTGTACTCAAAATTTCTCAGAGTGTGATCAATCTACTCGGTCATTTTTTTCCTGAATCTGTTGATGTCTTAAAATCTGAGACAAGTCTTATAGGTGGTGCATCTCCAGTCTTGCTTAAGTCCGGAAATGATGAAAATGCTATCATAACTCTTTTCGGGAACAAGGGGAATAACAGTGGAAAAATAGTAGGCTTTGGTGCAGAACAAGTATTACTAGTACGTGATGAATCCGCGAAGCAagaaatctatggtttagttgGACAGAAAGCTCTTATTCTGACCATAGTTGAGTGCAAAGGGCTCGAATTTGAG GATGTACTCCTGTACAATTTTTTTAGCTCATCGCCACTCGGAAATCAATGGAGAGTTGTATATGCGTATATGAAGGAACATAATTTAGCTGATTTGTCCTTCCCAAGTTTCTGTGATGCAAAACATAATATCTTGTGTTCTGAACTGAAGCAACTTTACGTGGCTATTACTCGAACACGACAAAGATTATGGATCTGTGAAAGTCTAGATGATCTTTCCATGCCTATGTTTGACTACTGGAAAATGTTGTCTCTTGTGGAAGTAAAGAATGTACATTCAGTCAGAGATACTATGCAAACTTTCAGCACTCCGGAGGAGTGGAAATCGAGAGGAATAAAG CTTTTTTGGGAGAAAAATTATGAGATGGCGCTTATGTGTTTCAAGCAAGCGGGTGAAATACAATGGGAGAAAAGAGCCAAGGCTGCTTATAACATGGAAACTGCTGAACGAATTCGTTATTCTGATCCTGAAAAGGCTCATATTATTTTTCTGGAGGCTGCAGAAATTTTTCTTTCTATCGGCAAATTTAAGTCTGCAGCAGAGTGTTTTTATGACTTAAAAGATTATAAACAAGCAG GAAGTATTTATTTGGACAAGTGTGGTGAACTGATAAAGGCTGCTGAATGTTTTACGTTGGCTGGTCGCtataataaggctgcagaaatTTATGCAAAAAGAAATCATTTCACAGAGTGTCTGTCAGTTTGTATCAAAGGAAAATGCTATGACTTAGGTCTGAAATATATCGATTTCTGGAAGCAAAATGCTTGTCAGCGCGATAATGTTGGGAAAAGTGCtgatgaaattgatgaactCAGGATGGAGTTCTTGGAGAGTTGTGCATCTGACTCTTTTGTGCATAAGGACAGAAAATCTATGATGAAATTTGTAAGATTTTTCCCATCAATGGACTTAAAGCGCAAGTTCTTAATGTCTCGAAAGTGCCTCGATGAGTTGCTTCTTTTAGAAGAACAATCAGGAAACATTGCTGAAGCTATTGAAATCACAGATTTGATTGGAAATGTACTTTGTGAAGCTGATCTTCTTGGGAAGATAGGGGATTTCGATAAGGCGTGCTCACTCTTACTATTGTATGTTCTCTCTTACTCATTATGGATGGCTGGAAGTAAAGGTTGGCCTTTGAAATCGTTCGTGCAAATGGAGAAAATTTTAGAGAAGGCGATGATATTCGCGAGGCAGGGGTCAAATTTTGAAACCGTGTGCGTTGAGATTAAGGTTTTATCGAACGAGTCGGTTGATTGGTCAGTCTTGAAGCATAATTTCATTGCCTCTAAGAAATGTAAAAGTTTCCTAGGTGAAATTTTGTGTTGTAGAAAGATATTggattttcattttcaatatgACGTAACAAAGTATGTTTGGGATGATAAGTTATCGGGTAATCTAAATGGTTCAGAAGAACTTATTCCGTGCAGCCCGGTTAGTATTGGGACACTGTTTCACTTTTGGAATTCGTGGAAGAATAATGTTATTGATGTTCTTGATTCTCTTGAGTGCCTCGGAGATGTTGATTTTGGTGAATTCAAAGGAGTTGGTGAATTCTGTCTGAAATACTTTGGCGTAAGGCAGAAGTTGAATGGTCTCAACGTTACATATGTTCTGCTGCATCCAGCAGCCAAATGGGTGAAATATATTCAGAGCTCTGTTGTAAGGCGGAACAAACAAATGGTATTTGTTGATGCTCGACATTTTATCACTGCTGTTCGTACTCATTGGCATACTGCATTACTCGTAGTTGGTCTGAAGGTTGTTGAAACTCTTGCATCCCTCTATGAGTTGGCTGCAAACTCGTTGCCTTTATTTTGGCAAAACGTGTGCCTGCTAAATGTTTACGAGATCGCTAAGTTTTTAACTGAGTCCAAGTACCATGTCTTGAACAGTACTGAGTTGAGCATACAGAAG cgggtccgattcaaggcattcaacattAGCTATGGACAGATTGGAAGAATGGTGATCGTATGCCTTGCTACGGGAAAACTTCCCGAGGAGCTGTACGAGGAAATTGTTGGAAGAATCCCATCAGATGTTCCTTGGAGATCATTAATCGAAATTTTCTATTGTACGAAGCAGAGAGAATGTTGGGAAGATTTTGATCAGTCAGGCAATTATGTTGGAGAAGAATCGTTGAAATTTCAAGAAGTTCTATTGAGCAACATTAATCTTGAATGTTATGAGTTATTGCAGAAATTTTGTGAAGCTTTGCAGGATACATTTAGCGCGAATTGGAAAAGAAGAGACGAGAATTGGACAATAATTGGCGACTGTTTCTCCCCTGTCTGTTTCTTGTATCTTCTTGAGCATTTCCTGATTTTGGTATCTCAGTATCATGGAATGTTCTTCGTGTTTAAATCTTCATTCGTGGAATGGCTGATGTCTGAGCAGTTTGAATCCCGACCAACGTCTAAGAATGCTATTAAGACACCGGTTTTAGAAGAATTATATGATTCCATTCTTGTGATGGTACAACAACTCATTTTTGACAAAGCTTGTACAGTAGAGTGGATTGCTCGATCGAAAATCAATGTTGAAATGTACTATAAGCAAATGGTCTTGAGATTGGTGTTTATCCTGTGCTTACTGTGTCTCAACTGTGAGAAATACTATGACGTTCTTTTCAGAGTGCTCCGTATCAACGATGTTAGGAAACAATTTCCAGAGGAAATTTATGACATTCTTCAACGAGGAACGGATAATAATTGTGTTCATATCAATGATTTTGTTGAAGCTTTTCAAAAAGGCGGAGATCCGCTTTTGGTTGTCAACCTTGGTGATATTGTTCCAGGAGTTGAGTATTCCAACGTTGCCTCTGTGCAGCTGCGAGCAGATTGCAGCAGAGAAGATACCTTGAGTTTGTTGATTCCAGCTGAAACGGTCTACTCTGTAGATCAAACCAGCACTATTCCAGCAAAGATTCCGATCATTACTCCTGAGACAGATCAATACGTGCAACTGAATTGGGCAGTGTTTCAGGAAATATCAAACGTCTTGAAGTCTAGTGCCAGCGCTGACAGTGGAACTTCTGCAAGTGTCTCAACTGTTAATTTGAAG gAGGAAATGAATGCTAATGTAAGCTTCTTAACCGCTGCAATCAATCTGTGCTCGGAGAAGAAACTTTATGTTGCTGAGGACATGATGCAGGAAACGCGTAATATGCTTCAGGAGTTGATACAACTTCTTTCATTGATGAATACGAG CACTCTTGAAAAGGAAAGGATTGAACAGTTGCTAAAGAGCTTGCTATCAAAAAAAACCAAGTTAGAAGTTTTCTTGAACCATTTCATTGTACCCAAGAATAGAATCATCGCGTTAGAGAACCAATGCGCGGAGAAACTTAATGTATCGTGTGATCAAGTTGCTACGATGAATCTTCTTCCGTCTGGTAGTAAGAGACTCGAGGTGGTAGGTTACCAGGCTGAAAGGAAGCAAgggagaaggaagaagaaatgTAAGAAACAAAAAGGAAGTAGAAAGAAGTAA